Proteins encoded within one genomic window of Gloeocapsa sp. PCC 73106:
- a CDS encoding type IV pilus twitching motility protein PilT has product MTESSRPSIPPPPPPPPSIHPTTSNHSSSGIPLPPPPPPPSGSFHVDIPTADNVGNTFETMPVVPKARVIQPREDNYQTPPVTPIFRPSPGQPALQHLILEAYENGYSDLHLGINEIPRMRDRGEILITDYPLTDQQTFMSWLREIMSEEQIQQFRKNLEFDGATQYDFARVRINVFDSLRGSAMVLRLIPMKILTIEQLRLPPVFKDVSDYHKGLILVTGPTGSGKSTTLAAMVDYINNEHPKNIISIEDPIEFVHQSRKSIIRQREVGIHTHKFDNALKAALREDPDIILIGEMRDRETVNTALKASQTGHLVMGTLHTNSAVKTLERILSLYSAEEQDAMRMALAESLVAIIAQGLCRTTDGKRAAYHDILINTETVKDYIRQGKYDEISALMLEGEFDGMITMNQSLYNLYQEGRITEEIALEMSPTPNEMAMMLRGRM; this is encoded by the coding sequence ATGACTGAATCATCTCGCCCCTCAATTCCACCCCCACCGCCACCGCCACCTTCTATCCATCCCACCACCTCCAATCACTCCTCATCGGGTATACCCCTACCTCCTCCACCTCCCCCACCTTCGGGTTCTTTTCATGTAGATATACCCACGGCAGATAATGTAGGTAATACCTTTGAAACTATGCCTGTTGTACCGAAAGCACGGGTAATTCAGCCCAGAGAAGATAACTATCAAACTCCTCCGGTTACGCCCATTTTTAGACCATCTCCGGGTCAACCAGCTTTACAACATTTAATTCTCGAAGCTTATGAGAATGGCTACTCGGATTTACACCTAGGGATTAACGAAATTCCACGTATGCGCGATCGCGGTGAAATTCTCATCACCGACTATCCCCTCACCGATCAGCAGACTTTTATGAGTTGGCTACGGGAAATTATGTCCGAAGAGCAAATTCAACAGTTTAGAAAGAATTTAGAATTTGACGGCGCAACTCAGTACGATTTCGCTAGGGTGCGGATTAACGTTTTTGACTCTTTGCGGGGTTCAGCTATGGTTCTACGTCTGATTCCGATGAAAATCCTGACGATTGAACAATTACGTCTTCCTCCAGTTTTTAAAGATGTTTCCGATTATCACAAAGGACTTATACTCGTCACAGGTCCCACTGGATCGGGTAAATCAACTACCCTCGCGGCTATGGTTGACTATATCAATAACGAACATCCTAAAAACATTATCTCTATCGAGGACCCCATTGAATTCGTCCATCAGAGTCGCAAATCTATTATTCGACAAAGAGAAGTAGGAATACATACTCATAAGTTTGATAACGCTCTTAAAGCAGCTCTGCGGGAAGACCCAGATATCATCCTCATCGGGGAGATGCGCGATCGCGAAACCGTCAACACCGCCCTCAAAGCTTCTCAAACGGGTCACTTGGTCATGGGAACCCTACACACTAATAGCGCGGTTAAAACCCTGGAACGGATTCTCAGTCTTTATAGCGCGGAAGAACAAGACGCGATGCGCATGGCTTTAGCTGAATCTTTGGTAGCGATCATCGCTCAAGGTCTGTGTCGTACTACGGACGGTAAACGCGCCGCCTACCATGATATCTTAATCAATACCGAAACCGTCAAAGACTACATCAGACAAGGAAAATACGATGAAATTTCAGCACTGATGTTAGAAGGAGAATTCGATGGGATGATTACCATGAATCAATCTCTGTATAATCTCTATCAAGAGGGTCGCATTACCGAGGAAATAGCCTTAGAAATGTCTCCTACC